A stretch of the Glutamicibacter sp. JL.03c genome encodes the following:
- a CDS encoding hemolysin family protein, with protein MSDLLGILATIVLLAANFYFVGAEFALISARRSIIEPKAVAGSRSAKATLWAIENVSLVMAGAQLGITVCSLALGYVTKPLVKYAVAGPFEALGVPAGLIDALSYAIALVLVTYLHVVLAEMVPKNIALAGPGRMALILGPSMVLVVRLLRPLLWLMNAMGNLVLRIFGVAPKNEVASTFTRDEVSSMVAESREGGILDAQDEQLLLGALHFDARSIESVAISFDAVQTLPEHCTPEQIEAAAARGFSRFPLLRPDRTPVGYVHVKDVLGVEAAERSRPLPRSLVRALPSFEPQQSVRTALREMQLGGAHLALVRERATGAVHGMVTLEDLLAELVGQIRDEPAGT; from the coding sequence ATGAGCGATCTGCTGGGCATCCTTGCCACGATAGTGCTGCTCGCAGCGAACTTCTATTTTGTCGGCGCCGAATTCGCGCTGATCTCCGCGCGCCGAAGCATCATCGAGCCGAAGGCCGTGGCCGGCAGCCGCAGCGCCAAGGCGACGCTGTGGGCCATCGAGAATGTCTCCCTGGTGATGGCCGGTGCGCAGCTGGGCATCACCGTCTGCTCGCTGGCGCTTGGCTATGTCACCAAGCCGCTGGTGAAATACGCGGTGGCCGGTCCCTTCGAGGCCCTGGGTGTCCCCGCGGGCCTGATCGACGCGCTGTCCTACGCCATCGCGCTGGTGCTGGTGACCTACCTGCATGTGGTGCTCGCCGAAATGGTGCCCAAGAACATTGCCCTGGCCGGCCCGGGACGCATGGCGCTGATCCTGGGCCCGAGCATGGTCCTGGTGGTGCGCCTGCTGCGCCCGCTGCTGTGGCTGATGAATGCGATGGGCAATCTGGTGCTGCGGATCTTCGGCGTCGCGCCGAAGAACGAGGTGGCCAGCACGTTCACCCGTGATGAGGTCTCGTCCATGGTGGCCGAATCCCGGGAAGGCGGCATCCTCGATGCCCAGGATGAGCAGTTGCTCTTGGGAGCGCTGCACTTCGATGCGCGCAGCATCGAATCGGTGGCGATCAGCTTCGATGCCGTCCAGACGCTACCCGAGCACTGCACCCCGGAGCAGATCGAGGCGGCGGCCGCCCGCGGCTTCTCGAGGTTCCCGCTGCTCCGGCCCGATCGCACCCCGGTGGGCTATGTCCACGTCAAGGACGTGCTTGGCGTCGAGGCGGCGGAGCGATCCAGGCCGCTGCCGCGCAGCCTGGTCCGCGCGCTGCCCTCCTTCGAGCCGCAGCAGAGCGTGCGCACCGCGTTGCGCGAAATGCAGCTGGGCGGAGCCCACCTGGCCCTGGTGCGCGAGCGCGCCACGGGCGCGGTGCACGGCATGGTGACCCTGGAGGACCTGCTCGCCGAGCTGGTCGGCCAGATCAGGGACGAGCCCGCGGGCACCTAG
- a CDS encoding four-carbon acid sugar kinase family protein has protein sequence MLESDLLAGYLPERDMAPAQIAAAARATGRVLVVLDDDPTGTQSVSNLPVLTAWEVEDFRWAFGLELDGERPLAVYVLTNTRSLDASDAAVRNEQVARAALQAASEAGISVSFVSRSDSTLRGHFPLETDTLAATVAAVDPNEAVDAILMVPAFGEAGRITVAGEHYMRSGKGELAKVSDTEFAKDATFGFSTSYLPDYVAEKTGGRKAAEDVMVLDLNTIRAGASSIAGTLAQASNAQVATADIVTENDLLALAEGLQLAEASGTRVLCRVGPPFMRARIGQEQREPLTAEEIFADNGSEQRTAGGLIVVGSHVGVTTRQLADLTAVHSNATVFELDVPTILAEESEAYISSKVAQIGQALATGDVIVHTSRTLVKTEDAAQSLDIARTVSAAVVAVVNRTLHANPPRFVIAKGGITSSDVAAFGLEMRHAIVRGSMLPGIVSLWESVDGPAAGIPYIVFAGNVGDDSSLTAVTRKLSATF, from the coding sequence ATGCTTGAGTCCGATTTGCTCGCCGGATACCTTCCGGAGCGAGACATGGCCCCCGCGCAGATCGCCGCGGCGGCACGTGCCACCGGACGAGTGCTGGTGGTCCTCGATGACGATCCCACCGGAACGCAGTCGGTCAGCAACCTGCCGGTGCTCACTGCCTGGGAAGTCGAAGATTTCCGGTGGGCCTTCGGCCTGGAACTCGACGGCGAGCGCCCGCTGGCCGTCTACGTCCTGACCAATACCCGCTCCCTGGACGCCTCCGATGCCGCCGTCCGCAATGAGCAGGTAGCCCGCGCCGCCCTGCAAGCTGCCAGCGAAGCGGGAATTTCCGTATCCTTCGTCAGCCGCAGCGACTCCACCCTCCGCGGGCATTTCCCGTTGGAAACCGACACCCTGGCCGCGACCGTGGCCGCAGTGGATCCCAACGAAGCAGTGGATGCCATCCTGATGGTTCCCGCGTTCGGCGAAGCCGGCCGGATCACCGTGGCCGGCGAGCACTACATGCGCAGCGGCAAGGGCGAGCTGGCCAAGGTCAGCGACACCGAATTCGCCAAAGACGCCACCTTCGGATTCAGCACCAGCTACCTGCCGGACTACGTCGCCGAGAAGACCGGCGGCCGCAAAGCCGCCGAGGATGTGATGGTCTTGGATCTGAACACCATCCGCGCTGGCGCTTCGTCCATCGCCGGCACACTGGCCCAGGCATCCAACGCACAGGTGGCCACCGCAGATATCGTCACGGAAAACGACCTCCTGGCACTGGCCGAGGGGCTGCAGCTGGCCGAAGCATCTGGCACCCGGGTGCTGTGCCGTGTGGGCCCGCCCTTCATGCGTGCGCGCATCGGCCAAGAGCAGCGCGAGCCGCTCACCGCCGAAGAAATCTTTGCGGACAACGGCTCCGAGCAGCGGACCGCGGGCGGGCTGATCGTGGTCGGATCCCACGTCGGAGTGACCACCCGCCAGCTGGCTGACCTCACCGCGGTGCATTCGAACGCCACGGTCTTCGAGCTGGACGTGCCCACCATCCTCGCGGAGGAAAGCGAAGCCTATATCTCCTCCAAGGTGGCGCAGATCGGACAGGCCCTGGCCACCGGCGACGTCATCGTGCACACCTCGCGCACGCTGGTGAAGACCGAGGATGCCGCCCAGTCCCTGGATATCGCCCGGACCGTGAGCGCCGCAGTGGTCGCCGTGGTCAACCGGACCCTGCATGCTAATCCGCCGCGCTTCGTGATCGCCAAGGGCGGGATCACCTCGTCGGACGTCGCGGCCTTCGGCCTGGAAATGCGCCATGCAATCGTGCGCGGGTCCATGCTCCCGGGCATCGTCTCGCTCTGGGAATCCGTGGATGGACCGGCCGCCGGCATCCCGTACATCGTCTTCGCCGGCAATGTGGGCGATGACAGCTCGCTCACCGCTGTCACCCGCAAGCTGAGCGCCACCTTCTAA
- a CDS encoding GMC family oxidoreductase, with protein MSNEALSATHDQDDDSVVVVIGSGAGGGTLAHELVTKGVKVVLLEAGPYLKNEDYHQDEWAAFNQMAWLDPRTTSGSWRIARDFPNLPAWIVKAVGGTTTHWSGATPRFKAHEFKARSTYGHIDGANLLDWPLGLEDLAPYYDLAEKKMGSTHRHGRPALPANNNYKVLANGADRVGYRHYATGPYATNAEPYDGRPASIQDGFNFQGDKNKSKWSTMVSEIPKSLRTGLLDLRPESHAIQVTHTAAGLVDGVIYIDADGNAQRQKARVVAVAGNSIETPRLLMLSASPLFPDGLANSSGHLGRNYMRHTTGSVYAKFDQPVNMHRGETMAGLIADESRHDPERGFCGGYYMETIALGPAFLASFVEPGGWGPDFTALLDGYLNTAGLWITGEDMPQEGNRITLNTTVTDRLGLPVPNVHFDDHPNDAAMRAHGYQQGSLLFDAVGARSTHHTPPYPSTHNLGTARMSERPEDGVLNSFGQAHDVPNLFIADGSQFTTGAAANPTLTIVALAIRQAQYLIEQMAQGRL; from the coding sequence ATGAGCAACGAAGCACTCTCAGCAACCCACGACCAGGATGACGACTCGGTCGTCGTGGTCATCGGTTCCGGCGCCGGCGGAGGAACGCTGGCCCACGAGCTGGTCACCAAGGGGGTCAAGGTGGTCCTGCTGGAGGCCGGCCCCTACCTGAAGAACGAGGATTACCACCAGGACGAGTGGGCCGCCTTCAACCAGATGGCCTGGCTCGATCCGCGCACCACCTCCGGGTCGTGGCGCATCGCCCGCGACTTCCCCAACCTGCCGGCCTGGATCGTCAAGGCGGTCGGCGGCACCACCACGCACTGGTCGGGAGCCACCCCGCGCTTCAAGGCGCATGAGTTCAAGGCCCGCAGCACCTACGGCCACATCGACGGGGCGAACCTGCTGGACTGGCCGCTGGGATTGGAGGACCTCGCGCCCTACTATGATCTCGCCGAGAAGAAGATGGGCAGCACCCACCGCCACGGTCGCCCGGCCCTGCCGGCGAACAACAACTACAAGGTGCTGGCCAACGGGGCCGACCGGGTGGGCTACCGGCACTACGCCACCGGCCCCTACGCCACGAATGCCGAACCCTATGACGGGCGGCCGGCCTCCATCCAGGACGGCTTCAATTTCCAGGGCGACAAGAACAAGTCCAAATGGTCCACGATGGTCTCGGAAATCCCGAAGTCCCTGCGCACCGGTTTGCTCGATCTGCGCCCCGAATCCCATGCGATCCAGGTCACGCATACCGCGGCCGGGCTCGTCGACGGGGTCATCTACATTGATGCCGACGGGAACGCGCAGCGGCAGAAGGCCCGCGTGGTGGCGGTGGCCGGGAACTCCATCGAGACCCCGCGCCTGCTGATGCTCTCGGCCTCCCCGCTCTTCCCCGACGGGCTGGCGAATTCCTCGGGGCACTTGGGGCGCAACTACATGCGCCACACCACCGGCAGCGTGTATGCGAAGTTCGACCAGCCGGTGAACATGCACCGCGGCGAAACCATGGCCGGGCTGATCGCCGACGAATCCCGGCATGATCCCGAGCGCGGTTTCTGCGGCGGCTACTACATGGAAACGATCGCACTGGGACCGGCCTTCCTGGCCAGCTTCGTGGAACCCGGCGGGTGGGGCCCGGACTTCACCGCGCTGCTCGATGGCTACCTGAACACCGCGGGGCTGTGGATCACCGGGGAGGACATGCCGCAGGAGGGCAACCGGATCACGCTGAACACCACGGTCACCGACCGCCTGGGGCTGCCGGTGCCGAACGTGCATTTTGACGACCACCCCAACGACGCGGCCATGCGCGCGCACGGCTACCAGCAGGGCTCGTTGCTCTTCGACGCGGTGGGGGCGCGCTCCACGCACCATACCCCGCCCTACCCCTCGACGCACAACCTGGGCACCGCCCGCATGAGCGAGCGGCCCGAGGACGGGGTGCTCAACTCGTTCGGGCAGGCCCATGATGTGCCGAACCTGTTCATCGCCGACGGTTCGCAATTCACCACCGGGGCCGCGGCGAACCCGACCCTGACCATCGTGGCGCTGGCCATCCGGCAGGCGCAGTACCTCATCGAGCAGATGGCGCAGGGCAGGCTGTAG
- a CDS encoding GntR family transcriptional regulator yields MSRRDAAVTEIRRAIVLGRVKPGEKLTEVQMSEWLNVSRPTVREALNKVVQEGLVIQEPYRGLRVASMDDSMLIDLARTRMALDTLAIDGILADESGQRWNKVEEGWRQYKKHAFDPDPFVQHMGHLAFHESIWAGSDNAMLLKLWPVTRAHMTIALAQDQAIRQDPERAYHVHEVLMGVLRSGDREAIREALEEHTMHSVKELLELLTDKEKT; encoded by the coding sequence ATGTCTCGTCGTGATGCAGCGGTGACAGAAATTCGCCGGGCCATTGTCTTGGGAAGGGTCAAGCCCGGAGAAAAGCTGACTGAAGTGCAGATGTCCGAATGGCTGAATGTCAGCCGACCGACGGTGCGCGAGGCGCTTAATAAGGTGGTCCAAGAAGGGCTGGTCATCCAGGAGCCCTACCGAGGGCTGCGGGTGGCATCCATGGACGATTCCATGCTGATTGATCTGGCCAGGACGCGCATGGCGCTGGATACCTTGGCGATCGACGGGATCCTTGCTGACGAGAGTGGGCAACGCTGGAACAAGGTCGAGGAGGGGTGGCGGCAGTACAAGAAGCACGCTTTCGACCCTGATCCGTTTGTCCAGCACATGGGCCACCTGGCCTTCCATGAATCCATCTGGGCAGGATCCGATAATGCCATGCTGCTCAAGCTCTGGCCCGTGACCAGGGCGCACATGACGATCGCACTCGCGCAGGACCAGGCGATTCGCCAGGATCCAGAGCGCGCCTATCATGTGCACGAAGTGCTGATGGGCGTGCTGCGCTCGGGAGATCGCGAAGCCATACGCGAGGCTCTGGAGGAGCACACCATGCACAGCGTCAAGGAACTGCTGGAACTTTTAACCGACAAGGAGAAAACGTAA
- a CDS encoding putative quinol monooxygenase produces MYFIVVKFHVKSEAAEGWEELVRPFTEATRNEPGNLWFDWSRSLQDPDEYVLVEAFADDAAAAHVNSAHFKQAMLDMAPALRETPRIISRQIEGDAWDRMGELEID; encoded by the coding sequence GTGTACTTCATTGTCGTCAAATTCCATGTGAAATCCGAGGCCGCGGAAGGCTGGGAGGAACTGGTCAGGCCGTTCACCGAGGCCACGCGCAACGAGCCGGGCAACCTGTGGTTCGACTGGTCGCGCAGCCTGCAGGATCCTGACGAGTACGTCCTGGTGGAAGCGTTCGCCGATGATGCCGCGGCGGCGCACGTGAACAGCGCCCACTTCAAGCAGGCGATGCTCGACATGGCCCCGGCGTTGCGGGAGACCCCGCGGATCATCAGCCGGCAGATCGAGGGCGATGCCTGGGACCGCATGGGCGAGCTGGAAATCGACTAG
- a CDS encoding glycerophosphodiester phosphodiesterase: protein MSHARVFRYLLVISVIQLVNGLGVLPAIRYLFGLALETSHLENVTDRTYTVLLSQPISVLLLAAIAVLALAAVSLQFVALIVMVNRQQSGRPPNLGEMLADTLTCLGRLLSYPSPLLMVYFFLALPLGGLGLSSVLIQGVGIPPFITREYLKVPLSTAIYVLMIGSILWVNLRLVLTLPMMVVGEKKSLPALVGSLRATHKNFFRYLVLVGLPLGLAALSASVLVEALVWISDLATSLKTERSSAMIASVCIGLGHTAGFMIIGGATVVALQILVALTRDRLGLTSEFEVRTKDHRTVPARAARASAGTVAFGLAVAVSFYAMPASGQTVSGAEDTRILAHRGYSAGGVENTLGALDAAAQHHADYVEADFQQTKDGHFVASHDTNLLMVSGVNKNIYEMTLEQVRDVTVREGGFTDHIPTMQEYLEHADELGIPVLVELKVTGHESKGYLDRFLEDIDATGTTTKNIYHSLSPTAVNEIKRERPELRVGLTVAMSVGKLPRVNCDFYTLEQASFRPELLDQAHEQGQDVYVWTVNDESTIRELLSLPVDGIVTDAVELAISDRHMVASTPASEYRVGYALAYLDVFR, encoded by the coding sequence TTGAGCCATGCACGCGTTTTCCGCTATCTTCTGGTGATCAGCGTCATCCAGCTGGTGAACGGCTTGGGTGTCCTGCCAGCCATTCGGTACCTTTTCGGCCTGGCTCTTGAAACCAGCCACCTTGAGAACGTCACCGACCGGACGTACACCGTGCTGTTGAGCCAGCCCATTTCCGTGCTGTTGCTTGCGGCCATTGCCGTTCTGGCTCTGGCCGCCGTGAGCCTCCAATTTGTCGCACTGATTGTGATGGTCAATCGGCAGCAGTCGGGGCGACCGCCAAACCTCGGCGAGATGCTTGCCGACACCCTGACATGTTTGGGCAGGCTGCTCAGCTATCCGTCACCGCTGCTGATGGTCTATTTCTTCCTCGCGCTGCCGCTAGGCGGGCTGGGCCTTTCTTCGGTGCTGATTCAAGGCGTCGGAATTCCCCCGTTCATCACCCGTGAGTATCTGAAGGTTCCGCTCAGCACTGCCATCTACGTATTGATGATCGGCTCCATTCTCTGGGTGAATCTCCGCCTGGTCCTGACCTTGCCGATGATGGTTGTCGGAGAGAAGAAATCGTTGCCGGCGCTGGTCGGAAGCTTGCGTGCAACGCATAAGAACTTCTTCAGATACCTGGTCCTGGTTGGACTGCCCCTGGGCCTGGCAGCATTGTCCGCCTCGGTGCTGGTTGAAGCCCTGGTCTGGATCTCGGACCTTGCAACCAGCCTGAAGACGGAACGAAGCTCGGCTATGATTGCCAGCGTGTGCATCGGGTTGGGCCACACAGCGGGCTTCATGATCATTGGCGGCGCAACAGTTGTTGCCCTCCAGATATTGGTTGCTTTGACCCGGGATCGGCTCGGTCTCACATCGGAATTTGAAGTCCGGACCAAGGACCATCGAACAGTCCCGGCACGTGCTGCCCGTGCTTCGGCGGGAACGGTGGCCTTCGGGCTTGCCGTGGCCGTGAGCTTCTATGCAATGCCAGCTTCGGGGCAAACCGTTTCCGGTGCGGAAGACACCAGGATTCTGGCGCACCGCGGTTATTCTGCCGGTGGTGTCGAGAATACCCTCGGGGCACTGGATGCGGCCGCCCAGCACCACGCGGATTATGTCGAGGCAGATTTCCAGCAAACCAAAGACGGGCATTTTGTTGCCAGCCACGACACCAACTTGCTCATGGTGTCCGGGGTCAACAAGAACATCTACGAGATGACCTTGGAACAAGTGCGAGATGTAACGGTGCGCGAAGGCGGGTTCACCGATCACATTCCCACCATGCAGGAGTATCTTGAACATGCTGACGAGCTGGGGATCCCGGTCCTGGTCGAGCTCAAGGTGACGGGCCATGAATCCAAGGGGTATCTGGACCGTTTCCTTGAAGATATTGATGCCACGGGGACAACCACCAAGAACATCTACCATTCGTTGAGCCCGACGGCAGTGAATGAAATCAAGCGCGAGCGTCCCGAGCTCCGCGTTGGCCTGACTGTTGCCATGAGCGTAGGCAAGCTTCCGCGAGTGAACTGCGACTTCTACACGTTGGAACAGGCATCCTTCCGTCCAGAGCTCTTGGACCAGGCCCACGAGCAAGGCCAGGATGTCTATGTCTGGACAGTTAATGATGAATCCACCATCCGTGAATTGCTGAGCCTGCCGGTGGACGGGATCGTGACCGATGCGGTGGAACTGGCCATCTCCGACCGCCACATGGTGGCCAGCACTCCCGCCTCGGAGTATCGGGTGGGCTATGCGCTGGCCTATCTGGACGTGTTCCGGTAG
- a CDS encoding FadR/GntR family transcriptional regulator, which produces MARKSLVVQVVDSVLDRIVSGELSVDQMIPGELELCDTLEVSRMTVREAIKTLAAQNIIRIERGRGTYVNPINMWNSLEAVVRATTAGVGAAAAAVQLIELRRMLETGACELAAARITDEQLEHMGVLLETMREAHAAGDLDRFVDADLGFHDIILHASGNVFVSALYEPLGRVLSSRRRETSAFPQIQEHAIHEHEQILRALSLRNSSSAREAMDEHMQQTLDDLNTFVLDR; this is translated from the coding sequence GTGGCGCGGAAATCACTGGTGGTACAGGTCGTCGATAGCGTGCTTGACCGCATCGTCAGCGGGGAGCTATCGGTTGACCAGATGATTCCGGGAGAATTGGAACTTTGCGACACCCTGGAAGTCAGCCGGATGACGGTGCGCGAAGCGATCAAGACCTTGGCCGCCCAGAACATCATTCGCATTGAGCGCGGGCGCGGAACCTATGTGAATCCGATCAACATGTGGAATTCGCTGGAGGCCGTGGTTCGTGCCACCACAGCGGGGGTGGGCGCTGCCGCTGCAGCGGTCCAGCTCATTGAACTGCGCCGCATGCTGGAGACCGGCGCCTGCGAATTGGCTGCGGCACGAATCACCGATGAGCAGCTCGAGCACATGGGCGTACTGCTCGAAACCATGCGCGAGGCTCATGCAGCCGGAGACCTGGACCGATTCGTGGATGCCGATCTGGGGTTCCACGACATCATCTTGCACGCCTCGGGCAATGTTTTCGTCTCTGCGCTCTACGAGCCCTTGGGGCGAGTGCTCTCCTCGCGCCGGCGCGAAACCAGCGCCTTCCCGCAGATCCAGGAACACGCGATTCACGAGCACGAACAAATCCTCCGGGCCCTGTCGCTGCGCAACAGCTCCAGCGCGCGCGAGGCCATGGACGAGCATATGCAACAGACCCTGGATGACCTGAACACCTTTGTGCTTGATCGCTAG
- a CDS encoding IclR family transcriptional regulator: MGYNDSLAGLASVQKAFALLDVVAAHRRGLAAKEIASELAMPLPTVYRLLKTLTLSGHVVHLREEGLYALGYKLHALDTSLRRQVGTPPAVARLIRELHQRADAAAYYAVHRGEDIVVAHVVESPNRPRITPMGFGFNDAAHATAFGKVLLAAMEAERRQGYLQKHGMPSMTSATICDPERFATELAAVRAEGLAIEREEFIRGASCLAAPVTTPAGQVVGSVAVSMDPAEFQQRHLEVALLLRDVASRVSRALRGTSLLDAGGAG, translated from the coding sequence ATGGGATATAACGATTCGCTCGCCGGCCTGGCCTCGGTGCAGAAGGCCTTCGCCCTGCTCGACGTGGTGGCGGCCCACCGCCGGGGCCTGGCCGCGAAGGAGATTGCCAGCGAACTGGCGATGCCCCTGCCCACCGTCTACCGCCTGCTCAAGACGCTGACGCTCTCCGGGCACGTGGTGCACCTGCGCGAGGAGGGCCTGTACGCGCTGGGCTACAAGCTGCATGCCCTGGATACCTCGCTGCGCCGCCAGGTCGGCACCCCGCCGGCGGTGGCCCGGCTCATCCGCGAATTGCATCAGCGGGCCGATGCGGCCGCCTACTATGCGGTGCACCGCGGCGAGGACATCGTCGTGGCCCATGTGGTCGAATCCCCGAACCGCCCGCGCATCACCCCGATGGGCTTCGGCTTCAATGACGCGGCCCACGCCACGGCCTTCGGCAAGGTGCTGTTGGCGGCCATGGAGGCCGAGCGCCGCCAGGGCTACCTTCAGAAGCACGGCATGCCCTCCATGACTTCGGCGACCATCTGCGACCCGGAGCGTTTCGCCACGGAACTGGCCGCGGTGCGCGCCGAGGGCCTGGCCATCGAGCGCGAGGAGTTCATCCGCGGGGCCTCGTGCCTGGCCGCCCCGGTGACCACCCCGGCCGGCCAGGTCGTCGGGTCGGTGGCCGTGTCCATGGATCCGGCCGAATTCCAGCAGCGCCACCTCGAGGTGGCGCTGCTGCTGCGCGACGTGGCCTCCAGGGTCAGCCGCGCGCTGCGGGGTACCTCGCTGCTCGACGCCGGCGGCGCCGGGTAG
- a CDS encoding hemolysin family protein, whose product MQWFSLLLALLLILGCALFVAAEFSLITVNRNQVKDAAQRGDRRAAGVLKGMGTLSTQLSGAQLGITLTNLGIGFLAEPAIAALVSGPLQQAGLGEAAARSVSIALALVLATVLTMVFGELVPKNLAIAKPFETAKAVVGFQRGFSAATKPFLAFFNGNANWIIRRFGIEPQEELASARSAEELVALAGHSARQGVLPSETAEMLRRTVAFGHRRGRDAMTPRARMVTVTAQHSVHEVLQLAARTGHSRFPLVDGSGHQVSGLVHIRSLLPVPHEQRRHTPVGGYAQRARLVPDTIELDELMDQLRGDGLQLAVLIDETGDVAGMLTLEDLVEEIVGEVRDEHDATGTPVQPLSENSWRLDAALRPDEAGEVLGCQIPQGPDYETLAGLLTVQLGAFGAVGDEISLVVPGLPGAPRKQLVFRIHATEGQRIATVDVAVSELDEGELAR is encoded by the coding sequence ATGCAATGGTTCTCGCTGCTCCTGGCGCTGCTCCTCATTCTGGGCTGCGCACTGTTCGTCGCGGCCGAATTCTCGCTGATCACGGTTAACCGCAACCAGGTGAAAGACGCCGCGCAACGCGGCGACCGCCGTGCGGCCGGCGTGCTCAAGGGCATGGGCACCTTGTCCACCCAGCTCTCCGGAGCCCAGCTGGGCATCACATTGACCAACCTGGGCATCGGCTTCCTGGCCGAACCGGCCATCGCGGCGCTCGTATCCGGACCACTGCAGCAGGCCGGGCTCGGCGAGGCCGCCGCCCGGTCGGTTTCCATCGCCCTGGCATTGGTGCTGGCCACCGTCCTGACCATGGTGTTCGGCGAACTGGTCCCCAAGAACCTGGCCATCGCCAAGCCCTTCGAAACGGCCAAGGCCGTGGTGGGCTTCCAGCGCGGCTTCAGCGCCGCGACCAAGCCCTTCCTCGCCTTCTTCAACGGCAACGCCAACTGGATCATCCGCCGCTTCGGCATCGAGCCGCAGGAAGAGCTGGCCTCGGCCCGCTCCGCCGAGGAACTGGTCGCGCTCGCCGGGCACTCCGCCCGCCAAGGGGTGCTGCCCTCGGAAACCGCCGAGATGCTGCGCCGGACCGTGGCCTTCGGGCACCGCCGCGGGCGGGACGCGATGACCCCTAGAGCCAGGATGGTCACCGTTACAGCGCAGCACTCCGTGCATGAGGTGCTGCAGCTGGCCGCACGCACCGGGCATTCGCGCTTCCCGCTGGTTGACGGGTCGGGACACCAGGTGAGCGGCCTGGTCCATATCCGCAGCCTGTTGCCTGTTCCCCATGAGCAGCGCCGGCACACCCCCGTGGGCGGCTACGCCCAGCGGGCCCGCCTGGTCCCGGACACCATCGAGCTCGATGAGCTGATGGACCAGCTGCGCGGCGACGGGCTGCAGCTGGCGGTGCTGATCGACGAGACCGGGGATGTGGCCGGGATGCTGACCCTGGAGGACCTCGTCGAGGAGATCGTCGGGGAAGTGCGCGACGAGCACGATGCCACCGGCACCCCGGTGCAGCCGCTCTCCGAGAACAGCTGGCGGCTGGACGCGGCCCTGCGCCCGGATGAAGCCGGCGAGGTGCTGGGCTGCCAGATCCCGCAGGGGCCGGACTACGAGACGCTGGCCGGCCTGCTGACCGTGCAGCTCGGTGCCTTCGGCGCAGTCGGCGACGAGATCAGCCTCGTGGTGCCGGGCCTGCCCGGTGCGCCGCGCAAGCAGCTGGTCTTCCGCATCCACGCCACCGAGGGGCAGCGCATCGCCACCGTTGACGTGGCCGTATCCGAACTTGATGAAGGGGAGCTGGCGCGATGA
- a CDS encoding SDR family NAD(P)-dependent oxidoreductase yields the protein MAGSTAGVALITGAGRGIGRAIAERLAEDGQDIIVADVPGAQENIAAVIAAVQERGRRAVGVTGDVSNPEDVQRMIEEGTRELGDLTVFVANAGIAQVDEILDVAPEALDRMLDVNIKGVFYSYQLAAKRFIEQGTAGKIIGAASIVAFRPFPVLASYSATKWAVRGLTQAAAMEFAKHRITVNSYAPGVVGTAMWDLIDERLTARDGTPRGSALRAQVDNILAGRVSEPQDVAKLVSYLAGPDSDHMTGQTVLIDGGINFS from the coding sequence ATGGCAGGATCCACCGCAGGAGTCGCACTCATCACCGGAGCGGGACGGGGGATCGGCAGGGCTATCGCCGAGCGCCTGGCCGAGGACGGGCAGGACATCATCGTCGCCGACGTTCCCGGCGCCCAGGAGAATATCGCTGCGGTCATCGCCGCCGTCCAGGAGCGCGGGCGCCGCGCGGTCGGGGTCACCGGGGATGTGTCGAACCCCGAGGACGTGCAGCGGATGATCGAGGAAGGCACCCGGGAGCTGGGGGACCTGACGGTGTTCGTTGCCAATGCGGGCATCGCGCAGGTTGATGAAATCCTCGATGTAGCCCCCGAGGCCTTGGACCGCATGCTGGATGTGAACATCAAGGGTGTTTTCTACTCCTACCAGCTGGCGGCCAAGCGCTTCATTGAGCAGGGCACGGCCGGGAAGATCATCGGCGCGGCCTCCATTGTGGCCTTCCGCCCCTTCCCGGTCCTGGCGTCCTATTCCGCCACGAAGTGGGCGGTGCGCGGGCTGACGCAGGCCGCCGCGATGGAATTCGCCAAGCACCGCATCACGGTCAATTCCTACGCCCCGGGAGTGGTGGGGACCGCGATGTGGGATCTGATCGACGAGCGGTTGACCGCCCGGGACGGGACCCCGCGCGGCAGCGCCCTGCGGGCCCAGGTGGACAACATCCTGGCTGGCCGGGTGTCCGAGCCGCAGGACGTGGCGAAGCTGGTGTCCTATCTGGCCGGCCCGGATTCGGATCACATGACGGGGCAAACGGTGCTGATCGACGGGGGCATCAATTTCTCCTGA